Part of the Cetobacterium ceti genome is shown below.
GGGGTAGTAGTAACTTGTCAAAAGGAAAGATCTCAGTTAAATAATAGAGAAACTGCAATGAAATTATTAAAATCTAAATTATTAGAAATAGAAATGAAGAAAAAAGAAGAGGAACTAAAGAAAATCCAAGGAGATCAAAGCGATATCGGTTGGGGAAATCAAATAAGATCCTATGTATTTCAACCATATACACTGGTTAAAGATCATAGAACAATGGTAGAATCAGGAAATATAAAAGCTGTAATGGATGGAGATATAGATGCCTTTATCAATGGATATTTGAGATGGAGCAAAGCTAAATAGAGCTTTAAAAAAATAGAAAATTGTGGTAGAATTTCTAGTAAAATACTATTATCTAGTGAAAGGAAGAGGAGAGATATGGAAAGAAAAGTTAGAACCAGAGTAGCACCATCTCCAACAGGAGATCCACATGTAGGAACTGCATATATAGCTATGTTTAATATAGCTTTTGCCCATGCAAATGGTGGAGAATTTATTTTAAGAATAGAGGATACAGATCAAAATAGATACACAGAAGGTTCAGAGCAAATGATTTTTGACGCTCTTAAGTGGTTAGACCTAAATTGGGCAGAGGGGCCAGATGTAGGTGGAGAGTGTGGACCATATAGACAATCAGAAAGATTCCATATATATGGAGATTATGCAAGACAATTAGTTGAAAAAGGAGAAGCATACTATTGTTTCTGTACTCAAGAAAGACTTGAAAATTTAAGAGAAAGACAAAAAGCTATGGGAAAAGCTCCTGGATATGATGGACACTGTAGATCTCTTACAAAGGAAGAAATTGAAGCAAAATTAGCTGCAGGGGAACCTTATGTAATAAGATTAAAAATGCCTTATGAAGGAGAAACTGTAATTAAAGATAGATTAAGAGGAGATATTGTTTTTGAAAATAATAAAATTGATGACCAAGTTTTATTAAAAGCAGATGGATACCCAACATATCACCTTGCAAATGTTGTAGATGACCATTTAATGCATATTACTCATGTAATAAGAGCTGAAGAGTGGATCGCTTCAACACCAAAACATATTCAACTTTATAAAGCATTTGGATGGGAAGCACCAGAGTTTATTCATATGCCTTTATTAAGAAACTCAGACAGAACAAAAATATCTAAGAGAAAAAATCCTGTATCATTAAATTGGTATAAGGAAGAGGGATATTTAAAAGAGGGATTAGTAAACTTCTTAGGACTAATGGGGTATTCTTTTGGAGAAAACAAAGAAATATTCTCACTAGAAGAGTTTAAAGATAATTTTAATATTGATAATGTATCTTTAGGTGGACCAGTATTTGACCT
Proteins encoded:
- the gltX gene encoding glutamate--tRNA ligase, giving the protein MERKVRTRVAPSPTGDPHVGTAYIAMFNIAFAHANGGEFILRIEDTDQNRYTEGSEQMIFDALKWLDLNWAEGPDVGGECGPYRQSERFHIYGDYARQLVEKGEAYYCFCTQERLENLRERQKAMGKAPGYDGHCRSLTKEEIEAKLAAGEPYVIRLKMPYEGETVIKDRLRGDIVFENNKIDDQVLLKADGYPTYHLANVVDDHLMHITHVIRAEEWIASTPKHIQLYKAFGWEAPEFIHMPLLRNSDRTKISKRKNPVSLNWYKEEGYLKEGLVNFLGLMGYSFGENKEIFSLEEFKDNFNIDNVSLGGPVFDLVKLGWVNNQHMRKKDLGELTRLTIPFFIREGYEVSENPSEKEFGKLCQIVEVLREGAQTLSEIAREAAVYFNDEYELPVVTEEMNKKEKQGIERLYTVIKDETGRQSIDLFLEKIKNSQEDISIDEAKDLLKETLDEIGAGPGKVYMPLRAVLTGLPKGADLYNLVAIIGRERTIKRIETMLEKYGN